DNA sequence from the Schistocerca americana isolate TAMUIC-IGC-003095 chromosome 2, iqSchAmer2.1, whole genome shotgun sequence genome:
CAATCATTGAAAAAGCTAGATCAATGTTAACAGATGCAGGTCTAAGTAGACAATTTTGGGCTGAAGCTGTAAACACAGCAATTTATTTGAAGACTCGATCTCCAACAAAAGCTGCTAAGGATGTCACTCCTGAGCAATTATGGAGTGGTCGTCGGATAAATTTGAGTCATTTACGAATCTTTGGATGTGGAGCTTTTGTacatataccaaaagaaaaaagGACGAAATTAGAAGACAAATCTAAGAAAATTATATTTGTTGGATATTGCGAAGATTCTAAAGCATATCGTCTGATTGATCCAAATTCACCAAAGACAATTGTGAAAGCCCTTGATGTGCAATTCATCGAAAACTCAAAGTGCACTTGTGGAAACAGTATTCCAAACAGTAACCCAATTGACGATAATCGTATAGACAGTCGTCAACTAGCGCCAGCACCTAACATCATTGAAGAGACAACTGAACTGACACAACCTGCTGAAGTTGACAGGAATGCAGTTTATCTTGAATTAGCACAAAGTGACACTGAGAAAACAGTAAATAGCAACGTATATACTCACACGGAAGTTGCGCAGCCAGAAATGCAACCAGAAATTAGAAAATCATCACGTGAAAGAAAAccaaatactaaatattttaatgatgatttttcttgtcttgctt
Encoded proteins:
- the LOC124594578 gene encoding uncharacterized protein LOC124594578; translation: MTDGLNWSNVNLDSCIPCIKGKQSRQPFPKTSGRRAKDLLDIVHSDVCGTMSMASWRGSRYLLTFMDDLSRKSLGYMLKSTTETIVKALDVQFIENSKCTCGNSIPNSNPIDDNRIDSRQLAPAPNIIEETTELTQPAEVDRNAVYLELAQSDTEKTVNSNVYTHTEVAQPEMQPEIRKSSRERKPNTKYFNDDFSCLACISEPN